TGCTATTATTAGTTGTGTTCTCTTTCTTGATTATTATTTAGGTCTTGGAAATTTGATTTTGATTGAGAAAAAAAATCTTAGGATCCTATCTTGATTTTGATACACATGTAAAAAAATATACTTTTGTGACATTTGATTTTCTTGATTGCTTTACTGGCTGAAACGAATCTATTCGTATACAAAATAGATGAGTACGTCGGCGATTGAAGTTAGTGGTGAAAAAGTGAAAGCAGTGTGGGATAAGAGATTGACAGAAACATTTTGTGATATTTGTATTAAAGAGATATTGAAAGGCAATAGGCCTGGTACTCATTTCACAAAAGATGGATGGTTGAAAATAATGATCAACTTTGAGAAAGAAACGGGCAAGGCTTTTTCACAAAGACAACTTAAAAATAGGTGGGATGCCCTAAAAAAAGAATGGAAAGCTTGGAAGAAACTTAAAGGTGAAGATACTGGTCTAGGGTGGAATCCTATTAAAAGAACCGTCGATGCATCGGATGATTGGTGGGAGAGTAGGCTAAAGATACATTAATAATTCTgaatattttttttcttatttatgaGTTTATTGATAATTACTGTTATTAAACTATTATTTGATATGTAGGTTGTGCCTGAAGCTCAAAAATTTAGAACATTGGGCATTGATCCTGAATTCGAAGGGAAGTTGGACCAAATGTTTATGGGAATAGTTGCAACAGGTGATAAAGCATGGGCACCTTCTTCTGGTACACTCCGTAgtgatttttttgaaaatgttaATAATGAAATACATGAAGAGGATGATGAAGAAAATGTGAGAAATGATGTTCACATTTTAAATGATGTTCACATTTCAAATGATGTTCACATTTCAAATGATGTTCAAATTGATGGAAACggtcaaaaaagaaaaaaccctGAGATATCAAGTTCACATTTTAAGACTGGAAGAAAGAAATCCTCAAAGCAAATTGAAGGGGCTGCAAGATTGTCCAGTCAAATAGAAAAATTATGCAATGCAACTGACAATATGAGTCAAGCCACATCTAGTTTGACTCTGTTATGGATCCATATGGTATTCCACAAGCGGTCAAAGTGCTCGACAAAGATGTCGGAAGAAGTTCTGGCTAGTCCGCTATACTTTTTCGCACTTAGATTATTGCTCAATAAGGACAAGCGAATTATGTTTTTATCAATTAATCCCAAGATTAGAGCTTTGTGGCTTAAGACGGAAATGGAAGATAGTTGAAAATTTTCTGATCTTCTAGGGTTCGGAGATATCTATTATGTGGTcgactaaaaatgttaaactaatttTATCAATAGTTATTTATGTTTGATTTTTGGATATTGAATTTATGTTCTACTTATTTATGTGTAATCTAGTTTTACCAATggttgtttatgtttggtttttggatattgaatttatgttctacttatttatgtgtaatctagttttattaatagttgtttatgTTTGGTATTTGGATATTGATTTATGTTCTACTTATTTATACTAAATTAGTTTTATCAATAATTGTTTATATATGATTTTAGATGTTCAAATTTTTTCACAGGTGATGAGTATAGTTGAGAATTACAGCGGTGATGAAAATGATGatgaaagggaaaagaaagagatTTTACAACGCATGGAATGTTTTAACCAATTATTTGTTGTTGCATCTTCTTCCGTGCAATTATATTACGAGAAGTATATATTAAAGCAACCATGCATGAATTCAAAACAGTCAGGTGAGACATGGATTCGACAGATCTTTAACGGTCACGAATCACGTTGTATGATTAATTTTAGGATGTCTAAAATGGTATTCACAAGTTTGTTGAGAGTTTTGGAGACAAGATACAACTTGCAAACTTCAAGAAACATATCTTCTAGTGAAATGTTGGGAATTTTTTTATACATCTTGGGCACCGGTGCAAAAGTTTCCTAATGTCGAGAAAGATTTCAAAGGTCTGGATCAACAATAAGTCGATACTTTGCAATTGTGCTTGAGAAAGTTTCAAGGATGGCCACTGATCTAATTGCACCCGAAGATCCTTTCTTTAGCTCAATACCTGAACAAATACATAATGATTCTAGATATATGCCgcattttaaggttaaaatttaattttatcttattatatttttaatatttttggtcgaCTAAAAACATGCACGAGACTAATATGGTTATTTGTTCAGGATTGCATAGGTGCAATTGATGGTACTCATATTGCCGCTATTCTTCCACCAAATGAACAAATTCCCCATATTGGAAGAAAAGGTATCCCAACTCAAAATGTTATGGCAGTATGTGATTTTAATATGTGTTTCACCTTTGTCATGACTGGATGGGAAGGATCGGCACATGACACTAGAATATTTCTTGATGCAATTCgagatccaaaatacaaatttccgCACCCACCAAATGGGTagatattttatttatatgtgatttttaaaaaaaaataaagtataagttctttaattgataatttttataaaaaaaattcttgaattaattgtttgttaTATTATGACATGTAGGAAAATATTATCTTGTTGATTCTGGATATCCTCAAATGAAAGGTTATCTTGGACCATATAGAGGTTAGCGATATCATTTACCTGACTTTCGTAGAGGTAGACCGGTGTCTAGTAAAGAAGAGATATTcaatcattcacattcatcatTACGTAGTGTGATTAAACGAACTTttggtgttttgaaaaaaaatgggCCATTTTAAGGGATATGCCAAGTTATAGTTTTGAAAAGCAAACGATGATCGTTGTTGCTACAATGACGATACACAATTTTATCCGAAAACATGTCGGTCGAAATGATACAGATTTTATGAAATACGAAGATATTAACTGGGCATATGAGAATACTATTGATTCAGAAAATACGCATGGTCGAGAAAGTGATGATGATGACGACGACGATGATGATGGTGATGATGATGGTGAATCAAGCAATTCAAGTGGTTTTGAAATGGAATTAACAAGAGATGCTATAGCTTCTAGTTTAATGAATTCACTTTAAATTGTAAATGctattataaaattttagtatttatatttggTAGATAAATATTATCCCTTTTTGAAACTTTAATCCAAatatatgtaatattttaatttgttaggtttatgttttctat
Above is a genomic segment from Gossypium arboreum isolate Shixiya-1 chromosome 8, ASM2569848v2, whole genome shotgun sequence containing:
- the LOC108468336 gene encoding uncharacterized protein LOC108468336; translation: MSTSAIEVSGEKVKAVWDKRLTETFCDICIKEILKGNRPGTHFTKDGWLKIMINFEKETGKAFSQRQLKNRWDALKKEWKAWKKLKGEDTGLGWNPIKRTVVPEAQKFRTLGIDPEFEGKLDQMFMGIVATGDKAWAPSSGTLRSDFFENVNNEIHEEDDEENVRNDVHILNDVHISNDVHISNDVQIDGNGQKRKNPEISSSHFKTGRKKSSKQIEGAARLSSQIEKLCNATDNMSQATSSLTLLWIHMVFHKRSKCSTKMSEEVLVMSIVENYSGDENDDEREKKEILQRMECFNQLFVVASSSVQLYYEKYILKQPCMNSKQSGAIDGTHIAAILPPNEQIPHIGRKGKYYLVDSGYPQMKGYLGPYRDFMKYEDINWAYENTIDSENTHGRESDDDDDDDDDGDDDGESSNSSGFEMELTRDAIASSLMNSL